Proteins from a genomic interval of Microbacterium imperiale:
- the rpmJ gene encoding 50S ribosomal protein L36 → MKVNPSVKPICDHCKVIRRHGRVMVICKSNPRHKQRQG, encoded by the coding sequence ATGAAGGTCAACCCCTCCGTCAAGCCCATCTGCGACCACTGCAAGGTCATCCGTCGCCACGGTCGCGTCATGGTCATCTGCAAGTCGAACCCGCGTCACAAGCAGCGCCAGGGCTGA
- the infA gene encoding translation initiation factor IF-1, which produces MAKKDGVIEIEGVISEALPNAMFRVELSNGHKVLATISGKMRQNYIRIIPEDRVVVELSPYDLTRGRIVYRYR; this is translated from the coding sequence ATGGCCAAGAAAGACGGTGTCATCGAGATCGAGGGCGTGATCTCCGAGGCTCTGCCGAACGCGATGTTCCGCGTCGAGCTGAGCAACGGACACAAGGTCCTCGCCACGATCTCCGGAAAGATGCGGCAGAACTACATCCGCATCATCCCCGAAGACCGCGTCGTCGTGGAGCTCAGCCCCTACGACCTCACCCGCGGGCGCATCGTCTACCGCTACCGCTGA
- the rpsM gene encoding 30S ribosomal protein S13: MARLAGVDIPRDKRVVIALTYIYGVGRTRSNEILAATEIDENIRVKDLSDDQLVALRDYIEGNYKVEGDLRREVAADIRRKVEIGSYEGLRHRRGLPVRGQRTKTNARTRKGPKRTVAGKKKAR, encoded by the coding sequence ATGGCACGTCTTGCCGGCGTTGACATCCCGCGCGACAAGCGCGTGGTGATCGCCCTCACGTACATCTACGGCGTGGGCCGTACCCGCTCGAACGAGATCCTCGCCGCGACGGAGATCGACGAGAACATCCGCGTCAAGGACCTCAGCGACGACCAGCTCGTCGCGCTCCGCGACTACATCGAGGGCAACTACAAGGTGGAGGGTGACCTGCGCCGCGAGGTCGCCGCCGACATCCGCCGCAAGGTCGAGATCGGTTCCTACGAGGGCCTGCGCCACCGCCGTGGCCTGCCCGTGCGCGGTCAGCGCACCAAGACCAACGCGCGCACGCGCAAGGGTCCCAAGCGCACCGTCGCCGGCAAGAAGAAGGCGCGCTAA